The following are from one region of the Actinoplanes sp. L3-i22 genome:
- a CDS encoding MFS transporter — protein MSALGKLLKTPYVARLLIASQIGRLPMASAPLALLLFAREAHSLAVAGLVVGAYTAGMAVSAPILARIVDRWRQPPVLWGSTLLSGLGFLLVALSGHAIAPTVAGAVLGGLGTPPLEACLRALWPELVAADAVAAAYSLDIAVQEVIYVTGPLVTLLAVGIAGPPAGLVVAALLQLVGVAVFASTPAVRVWRGVAASRHWAGPLRVARFVVILLGVMCAGAAIGSLPVVVTGYAEAAGDRSLSGWLLAAQAVGALAGGLFYMRARPGGPGRLPLVTAGLALGFVPLLLVPDPGWMAVLLAVAGFSLPPVLTAVFLTADRLTPAGTAVEAFAWIITAFTVGSAAGAAITGPLVGESIRAGFTFAPVAGLLAVAAMSVASFARRPVPA, from the coding sequence ATGTCCGCACTCGGGAAACTGCTGAAAACGCCGTACGTCGCAAGGCTTTTGATCGCGAGTCAGATCGGGCGTCTGCCGATGGCCTCGGCGCCGCTGGCTCTTCTTCTGTTCGCCCGCGAGGCGCACAGCCTCGCCGTCGCCGGCCTGGTCGTCGGCGCCTACACTGCGGGCATGGCGGTGAGCGCGCCGATTCTGGCCCGCATCGTCGACCGCTGGCGGCAACCGCCCGTGCTCTGGGGTTCCACGCTGCTCTCCGGCCTCGGCTTCCTGCTGGTCGCGCTCAGCGGGCACGCGATCGCGCCGACGGTGGCCGGTGCGGTCCTGGGCGGCCTCGGCACGCCGCCGCTGGAAGCCTGCCTGCGCGCGCTCTGGCCGGAGCTGGTCGCGGCGGACGCGGTCGCCGCGGCCTACTCCCTGGACATCGCCGTCCAAGAGGTCATCTACGTGACCGGGCCGCTCGTGACGCTGCTCGCCGTGGGGATCGCCGGGCCACCCGCCGGGCTCGTCGTCGCCGCGTTGCTGCAACTCGTCGGGGTGGCGGTGTTCGCGTCGACGCCGGCCGTGCGGGTCTGGCGGGGGGTGGCCGCGAGTAGGCACTGGGCGGGGCCGCTGCGGGTCGCCCGGTTCGTGGTGATCCTGCTCGGGGTGATGTGCGCGGGGGCGGCGATCGGCAGCCTGCCGGTGGTGGTCACCGGGTACGCCGAGGCGGCCGGGGACCGGTCGCTGAGCGGGTGGTTGCTCGCCGCACAGGCGGTCGGGGCGCTGGCCGGTGGACTGTTCTACATGCGGGCGCGGCCCGGCGGGCCCGGGCGGTTGCCGCTGGTCACCGCCGGACTGGCGCTCGGATTCGTGCCGCTGCTGCTGGTGCCCGACCCGGGGTGGATGGCGGTGCTGCTCGCGGTCGCCGGGTTCTCGCTGCCGCCGGTGCTGACCGCGGTGTTCCTGACCGCGGACCGGTTGACGCCGGCCGGGACGGCGGTCGAGGCGTTCGCCTGGATCATCACGGCGTTCACGGTGGGGAGCGCGGCGGGCGCGGCGATCACCGGCCCGCTGGTGGGCGAGTCGATCCGGGCGGGGTTCACGTTCGCGCCGGTGGCGGGGTTGCTCGCGGTGGCGGCGATGTCGGTCGCGTCGTTCGCCCGGCGGCCCGTGCCGGCCTGA
- the lexA gene encoding transcriptional repressor LexA — protein sequence MSVDAGSDGSQPRITAKQQRILAVIRDSVRERGFPPTVREIGAAVGLVSPSSVAHHLKVLERHGLLRRQPNGSRAVDVRDQFAPDSAGSDPAVTIPVLGDIAAGAPILAEEHVLDHLTVSTGLVGHGTLFALNVKGDSMIDAAICDGDVVVVRSQPVAENGEIVAAMIDGEATVKTFRRRDDHIELVPQNPNYPVIPADNVTILGKVVSVIRRL from the coding sequence ATGAGCGTCGATGCCGGGTCCGACGGGTCGCAGCCGCGGATCACCGCGAAACAGCAGCGCATTCTCGCGGTGATTCGCGATTCGGTGCGGGAGCGGGGCTTTCCGCCCACCGTGCGGGAGATCGGGGCGGCGGTCGGGCTCGTCTCGCCGTCGTCGGTGGCGCATCATCTCAAGGTTCTCGAGCGGCACGGGCTGCTGCGGCGGCAGCCGAACGGTTCCCGGGCCGTCGACGTGCGCGACCAGTTCGCGCCCGATTCGGCCGGCTCCGACCCGGCCGTTACCATCCCGGTCCTCGGCGACATCGCGGCCGGCGCGCCGATCCTGGCCGAGGAGCACGTGCTGGACCATCTGACCGTCTCCACCGGCCTGGTCGGTCACGGCACGCTGTTCGCGCTGAACGTCAAGGGCGACTCGATGATCGACGCCGCGATCTGCGACGGCGACGTGGTCGTGGTCCGCTCCCAGCCGGTCGCGGAGAACGGCGAGATCGTCGCCGCCATGATCGACGGCGAGGCCACGGTCAAGACGTTCCGCCGCCGCGACGACCACATCGAACTGGTCCCGCAGAACCCGAACTACCCGGTGATCCCCGCCGACAACGTCACCATCCTCGGCAAGGTCGTCTCGGTAATCCGCCGCCTCTGA
- a CDS encoding phosphotransferase translates to METSEVSRAVAAAMATASSLGLDAGDAVVLQNSNKLTLRLLPCDVLARVAPATDQIAYFEIELAQRLAEAGSPVAALDPRVEPRVYARDGYLITLWTYYEPAQECSPGEYAEALRGLHAGMRGVGVPAPHFMDRVEWAQRLVAEPDRTPELAAADRELLGDTLRGLRRAIAGRGAAEQLLHGEPHPGNLLATMDGPRFIDLETCCRGPVEFDLAHAPEDVGDHYPGIDRELLRDCRTLVLAMITTWRWERGDQLPDGRRLAAEWLGQIRAAVARES, encoded by the coding sequence GTGGAGACTTCGGAGGTCTCGCGGGCGGTGGCCGCGGCGATGGCGACCGCCTCGTCGCTCGGTCTCGACGCCGGCGACGCGGTCGTGCTCCAGAACTCGAACAAGCTGACGCTGCGGCTGTTGCCCTGCGACGTGCTGGCCCGGGTGGCGCCGGCGACGGATCAGATCGCGTATTTCGAGATCGAGCTCGCGCAACGGCTGGCCGAGGCCGGCAGTCCGGTGGCCGCGCTGGATCCTCGGGTGGAGCCGCGGGTCTACGCGCGTGACGGTTACCTGATCACGCTGTGGACCTATTACGAGCCTGCTCAGGAGTGTTCGCCGGGGGAGTATGCGGAGGCGCTCCGGGGGCTGCACGCCGGGATGCGCGGGGTTGGCGTACCGGCGCCGCACTTCATGGATCGGGTCGAGTGGGCGCAGCGGCTCGTGGCGGAACCGGACCGAACGCCGGAGCTCGCCGCCGCGGACCGGGAGCTGCTCGGCGACACCCTGCGGGGCCTGCGGCGGGCCATCGCCGGCCGGGGCGCGGCCGAGCAGCTGCTGCACGGCGAGCCGCATCCCGGGAACCTGCTGGCCACGATGGACGGGCCACGCTTCATCGACCTCGAGACGTGCTGCCGCGGGCCCGTCGAGTTCGACCTCGCGCACGCGCCCGAGGACGTCGGCGACCACTATCCGGGGATCGATCGGGAGCTGCTGCGGGACTGCCGGACCCTGGTGCTCGCGATGATCACGACCTGGCGATGGGAGCGTGGTGATCAACTTCCGGACGGGCGGCGGCTCGCGGCGGAGTGGCTCGGCCAGATCCGGGCGGCGGTTGCTCGTGAGTCGTAG
- the rhaI gene encoding L-rhamnose isomerase: protein MSLPLDQIKETLRAQRIETPSWAYANSGTRFKVFPQPGVPRDPFEKIADAAVVHRLTGIAPTVSLHIPWDRVDDFTKLAEYAQELGVTLGAVNSNVFQDEDYKLGSVTNPDPRVRRKATDHLLQCVDVMDATGSRDIKLWFSDGTNYPGQDDIRERQDRLATALGEVYQRLGDEQRMLVEYKLFEPAFYTTDLPDWGTAYAHCLELGPKAQVVIDTGHHAPGTNIEFIVAFLLRQGKLGAFDFNSRFYADDDLMAGAADPFQLFRIMYEIVRGDALNPAYGINFMLDQCHNIEAKIPAIIRSVLNIQEATAKALLVDREVLGAAQRDGDVLGANGALMDAFNTDVRPLLADLRAENGLDPDPMGAFRRSGYLAKISAERVGGEQAGWGA from the coding sequence ATGAGCCTCCCCCTGGACCAGATCAAGGAGACGCTGCGCGCTCAGCGCATCGAGACCCCTTCCTGGGCGTATGCGAACTCCGGCACCCGCTTCAAGGTCTTTCCGCAGCCCGGCGTCCCCCGCGATCCGTTCGAGAAGATCGCCGACGCCGCCGTCGTCCACCGCCTGACCGGAATCGCCCCGACGGTCTCCCTGCACATCCCGTGGGACCGGGTCGACGACTTCACCAAGCTGGCCGAATATGCCCAGGAGCTGGGCGTCACCCTCGGCGCGGTGAACTCGAACGTCTTCCAGGACGAGGACTACAAGCTCGGCTCGGTCACCAACCCGGACCCGCGGGTGCGCCGCAAGGCCACCGACCACCTGCTGCAATGCGTCGACGTGATGGACGCGACCGGGTCGCGCGACATCAAGCTCTGGTTCTCCGACGGCACCAACTACCCTGGCCAGGACGATATCCGCGAGCGGCAGGACCGGCTGGCCACCGCGCTGGGCGAGGTCTACCAGCGGCTCGGCGACGAGCAGCGGATGCTGGTCGAGTACAAGCTGTTCGAGCCGGCCTTCTACACCACCGACCTGCCGGACTGGGGCACCGCGTACGCGCACTGCCTGGAGCTCGGCCCGAAGGCCCAGGTCGTGATCGATACCGGACATCACGCGCCGGGCACCAACATCGAGTTCATCGTCGCGTTCCTGCTGCGGCAGGGGAAGCTCGGCGCGTTCGACTTCAACTCGCGCTTCTACGCCGACGACGACCTGATGGCCGGCGCCGCCGACCCGTTCCAGCTGTTCCGGATCATGTACGAGATCGTCCGCGGGGACGCGTTGAACCCGGCCTACGGGATCAACTTCATGCTCGACCAGTGCCACAACATCGAGGCGAAGATCCCGGCGATCATCCGGTCCGTCCTCAACATCCAGGAGGCGACCGCGAAGGCGCTGCTCGTGGACCGGGAGGTGCTCGGGGCGGCGCAGCGGGACGGGGACGTGCTGGGGGCGAACGGGGCGCTGATGGACGCGTTCAACACGGACGTACGGCCGTTGCTGGCCGATCTTCGGGCGGAGAACGGGCTGGACCCGGATCCGATGGGGGCGTTCCGGCGGTCCGGGTACCTGGCGAAGATCTCGGCGGAGCGGGTGGGCGGCGAGCAGGCCGGTTGGGGCGCCTGA
- a CDS encoding DedA family protein — MLVIVLAATMFDVVLPFIPSETIIVVVSVGVAETGRPLLIWVILAAASGVLAGDGLAYLIGRRSGPAVTRRLRRGKRGEAIHDWVLSVMRRHGAPLIILGRYVPGVRSATAFTAGAVGYSARRYAGFTLVGAAVWATQSALLGYLGGVAFADRPLLGFAVAWLGAGLVTLTAMIVQRHAGAVWAALIKKHRKSLEITGKRPKRKSGLRL, encoded by the coding sequence GTGCTGGTGATCGTGCTGGCCGCGACGATGTTCGACGTGGTGCTGCCGTTCATTCCGAGCGAGACGATCATCGTGGTGGTCAGTGTCGGAGTGGCGGAAACCGGGCGTCCGCTATTGATCTGGGTCATTCTCGCGGCGGCTTCCGGGGTGCTCGCCGGGGACGGGCTGGCCTATCTGATCGGGCGGCGGAGTGGGCCCGCGGTGACCCGGCGGTTGCGGCGGGGCAAACGGGGTGAGGCGATTCATGACTGGGTGCTGTCGGTGATGCGGCGGCACGGGGCGCCGCTGATCATTCTCGGGCGGTACGTGCCGGGGGTGCGTTCGGCGACGGCGTTCACGGCGGGTGCGGTGGGCTATTCGGCGCGGCGATATGCCGGGTTCACCCTCGTCGGCGCGGCGGTCTGGGCCACCCAGAGCGCGCTGCTCGGCTATCTCGGCGGGGTGGCGTTCGCGGATCGGCCGCTGCTCGGGTTCGCGGTGGCCTGGCTCGGTGCGGGCCTGGTGACGCTGACCGCGATGATCGTGCAGCGGCATGCCGGCGCGGTCTGGGCGGCCCTGATCAAGAAGCATCGGAAATCACTTGAAATCACCGGAAAACGTCCAAAGAGGAAGTCTGGTTTGCGGTTATAA
- a CDS encoding SAM-dependent methyltransferase — MADKQVESTALGVGTIRAIESHESSELRLFEDPVAEGFLTGTVARIVRNGPARRVFRRLIEAAAPGIYGSVVCRTRLIDDACARFPQVVLIGAGLDTRPYRLTSMFPPAPVWEIDLPTVQSAKKAAVQRVLGTLPSNVRYLPADLTENRLGDLLPAAGFDPRAASLLICEAVLQYLPPPTADTIFAYAGSLPPGSRLIFTYLPEEVLHAPRHARRVRWFRWQTAFDPVRLPALLATHGLTLTTDLGRAEFESQCLTPLARSLPVAELERVAIAEVPTP, encoded by the coding sequence ATGGCGGACAAACAGGTCGAGAGCACCGCGCTGGGCGTCGGCACGATCCGCGCCATCGAGAGTCACGAGAGTTCTGAGCTGCGCCTTTTCGAGGACCCCGTTGCCGAGGGGTTCCTCACCGGCACGGTCGCACGGATCGTCCGGAACGGACCGGCCCGCCGCGTCTTCCGCCGCCTGATCGAGGCGGCCGCGCCCGGCATCTACGGCAGCGTCGTCTGCCGTACCCGCCTGATCGACGACGCCTGCGCCCGCTTCCCCCAGGTCGTCCTCATCGGGGCCGGCCTGGACACCCGGCCGTACCGTCTGACCTCGATGTTTCCCCCGGCCCCGGTCTGGGAGATCGACCTGCCCACGGTCCAGTCCGCGAAGAAGGCCGCCGTCCAGCGGGTCCTGGGCACGCTGCCGTCGAACGTCCGCTACCTCCCGGCGGACCTGACCGAGAACCGGCTCGGCGACCTGCTCCCGGCCGCCGGCTTCGACCCGCGCGCGGCTTCGCTGCTCATCTGCGAGGCGGTGCTGCAATATCTGCCGCCACCCACGGCCGACACCATTTTCGCGTATGCGGGGAGCCTCCCGCCCGGCAGCCGCCTGATCTTCACGTACCTGCCGGAGGAGGTCCTGCACGCCCCGCGCCACGCCCGCCGGGTCCGCTGGTTCCGCTGGCAGACCGCGTTCGATCCGGTCCGGCTGCCCGCGCTCCTGGCCACCCACGGCCTGACCTTGACCACCGACCTGGGCCGCGCCGAGTTCGAGTCCCAATGCCTGACCCCGCTCGCCCGCTCCCTCCCCGTAGCCGAACTGGAACGAGTAGCCATAGCCGAAGTCCCCACGCCATAG